The sequence AACCATCAGAGACAGAGTCCGATGACCACTAGAAAGATTCTAGAGAGAAAAACAGAAAGCCGACTAGTCCAATGATAAGTGTCATACTATATGCTACGAAGGCGTGCCTCAAAGGTCAGCAACAACTAGTGCTGACACAATAGCTCTTGTGAGCATCGAAACTTGACATATGGTTCAACAACTACTTGTTGGATGGTCTGACAATGTGTAGAGGGTTGTTGAAGTTGCAACGGCTATAAATTTTTTGGAAGGCTATAAATTGGATCCCAAGTGGCCATTTTAGTGTGTGGGAAAATGATGAACATATATAGTGAGCTAAGACTCATTCACATTAGCTTTAGGCACCCAAGTGCTCTAAGGATAGCTCTAGGTTTAGGGCCAGTGTTTAGTAAGGATTGCATATCTCAAATCATAACAATAGAGTTGTACTCGAATGGGCTTGTAGCTTTGCGAGACCACACCAACTACGTTTCTAGTATGGCCTATCATGTACTAGAGCGAACAAGACCCATAGCATTTTGACCGAAAAAAATCAATAGTGAAGATGGCGGGGAGCGGTTTGAGACAGACCATCTCAAACAACTGCTTGCACGTAGGGAAGGACTGACTGGAGCTTGGCCCTTGTATAGGCATCATCATGAGAGGCTCCAACAAAAAATAGAAAGAAGCTTGTATGCTTCTTGATACCTTGATAAAAATATCGGAGTCATCAACGAGAGTCTATATCTATATCACATTTTAAGACAAAAAATAAGATACCGGACAAAAGTAGAACATTTGCGATGATAGAGGTTAGAGACATTTGCGATGACAGAGAtactggacaaaattacattggTATACATATAATTTTCTCTAAAATAAAAGACAAAAATCTAGCTTTAAAGAGAAAaacctaagagcatctccaagagactcttTATTTTTTACTCTCTGTTTGACTCTTTATTTGTCTCTCTATAAAAATTAAACTCTATATATAACATCTCATTCCAACAGACTCTCCAACATACAAGTTAGCTTGACTAACGAGAgttgctagccaaatttggctagtgagaGAGTCAATTTAGAGAGCCGAATAGCTTGTCAAGTTAAATGACTAATCTGTTGAAGAGCAATTTTGCTATTAATTCACTAAAATTTAGCTTGATAAGCTATTTAattagtctcttggagatgctctaacaaaTAAATCCATGCTATGCGCCGTCGCCCTATGCCAATCAATTTGTACTGATTGGTGACACGACATGAGTATGTCTCTCTGTGTCAGTTGAGGAGGATACTTCTTTGCAACTCGGTGACGGGAGCTACAAGGAAGAGAAAAGCCAAATGACGGCCTGAGATGATGAAACGCGATAGATACGTAACAGATGACGATTAGCTTTGCAAATCTCGAGGACCACGGTGTAGCTTATCATTGCTCTGTGGTAGGCTGCGGATGCACGTGTCATATGTGATGTGTCTCCGTCTCCACGCGCTTTGTTTTTCTCTGCTGCCAACCGCTTCCACTCTGTCAGTTCAACTACACTGCTGTATTCTAGGAGGCCCGTCGATGGCCCTGTGCGAGGTGGGCAACCGGCACAAGAACCCTAAAAACTGAGACATCCAAATTACTAATATGTGCTATTCCATGGATTTAATGTCACAGGACTCAGTTTGGGACAGCTCTATCTCCAGAAAAATTGATGGAGTTAGTGAAGCAGGTCATTAGATACTTAAAAAACGTGAAGTTCGAGTTATAATCCTTTAGAAGATATTTATATAAATCATTTTATTTATTATATAGACTAAAAATATTTTTTAaactatttaaattgatattataaatAACAGTTCTACATTGGAGCTAGAACCTAGAGACATCCTAAACAACTCCTTGGTTTAAAATTTACTGTAATGCGAAAAGGTCTCTAGCTGAATTAGTCAGGTGGTCTGAATAGAACTCCTTAAGGACTGGTTTGGTGGACATGGAATTGGAGGGGATTCATGAGGAAGTAATCCCCTCCTTATTCAAATTTAAATAGGGAGGGGATTTCTCCCACATGGATCCCCTCCAATTCCCTATCCACCAAATTAGCTCTAAGTCTTGAGTTTGACTTCTCGTGAGAGCAAATTTTAGACTGTGGTTAAAAAAAACCCCTCATCTGTCTGAAGCATAGGTCTAAGGCTCGGTCCCAAACACGATCTTTCTCACATAGGCTTCGAGTTTTTCTAAATTTTAATCCGATTACATAAAGAAGGCCAAAATTGGATCTTCAAACAAGTGTTCGGACAAAAACAGCACCAATGCCCGCGTATCCCGGAGAGATGGGTTAAAAATAATAATTGGGAGGTGAGTGATTATGAGCTCCAACCGAGTGATCAGATTCCTAATCCCGACACTTTCGGGTTATCTGGCAGAGCTACTCTTGATTAAATATTGTTTTAGAGCAATACTAGTATTTAAAAAACAATTCCTAAAAGTTCAGTTTTAAAACATTTCTAGAAAAACTATTAGGGTTAATTTGAGAACCCCTATTTTCAAGGGATTTCAATTTTCATAAGAAAAATTAATTCATTTTCTCTTATAAAAATATGAATCTCTTGTAAAATGaagtttccaaactaactcttagATATAGAAAAAAATATATTTTACTAACACTCTACTTCTAGTATTCATAAAAATATACACAccgttactttcgtatataaccttcaaaacaaaaagaaaaatcttcGTTGTATGCTCTATCTCCCACACTGTTAGTACGTCTGAAATAATTTTCGAAGATCCAATTCTGACAAACCTCCAAAGCGTCCGCGATCAGGCCATGGTCAGTTCACTCAGTTGTCTGCCCTAGTACACTACAGAAAATCGAGAAACTTGCAAAGATCGGAGCTCCGAAAACTAATCTTATTTTCAACGGTATAATGTCAGCTATCGAAAGTACCTTCACTATGGTAGAGTAACGAATAGTTCGTCGTTGTCGGAGACATAGGAGAGCCACCTGGTCCTGTTGCACGCCGACGCAGATAGAAACGAGCGCAGAGCGACCGAGAAACAAAAAGGCCGCCGGTTGCACTTGCACGCCACAGGTCCTGTCTCTGCAGTCTACACGTACCCAGACCCAGAGCCAGAGagcagagggaagagagaggacagAGCAGGCAGCGAGCGGCCCAACTGGAACGCGCCGCGCCATCCACCCTCGCCAACTCCCAGCCGCGCGGATCTCTCTTCCCGACTCCCGAGTCCCGAGCGGCCCACGCGCACCCAGATAGACAGAGCCACCTCACCCCCACTTCGCCCTCCACTCCCGGTCTCCCGCACCGTGTCCGTGCCGACACCCAAGGCCCGCCAGGAAAGCGAAAGAGAGCGTCAGTCACGCACGCACCGATGCCGGACGTGTCGCCGCTACTGCCGCCGGGGAAGCCACCGGCCACCACGGCGCGGTTCGCGCGGTGCGCGTCGAGCGCGAACGACGAGCTCCGCAGCTTCCGCGCCTGCCTGGCCTGGCTCTGCGTGGACCACTCCTCCTCCCCGCGCGTGGCGGCCGTGGGCTCCTGGGCGGTCTTCCTCCTCCTCGCCGTCGCCGCGCCCGCGGCCGTCCGCCTCCTGGGCACCGCTCCGCCGCGGCCCTTCGACGGGCAGGTCCAGGTCTCGCTCACCCTGGCCGCGTCGCTCGCCTACGTCTGCCTCCGCGCGCTCCTCCACCGCGCGGGGGGCCTCCGCCGCCTGCTCCACCTCGACAGCCTCCGCCGCGACTCCGAGGACGTGCAGGCGGGCTACGCCGCGCAGCTCGCGCGCTCCTTCCGCGTCCTCGCCTGCTTCGTGCTCCCCTGCGCCCTCGCCGAGGCCGCGTACAAGGCCTACTGgtaccgcgccgccgccgccgcgtacGGCTCCCCGTGGTGGTGGGCCGCCGCGGCCTGCGCCGTCGAGGTCGCCTCCTGGGTGTACCGCGTCGCGCTCTTCTTCATGGTCTGCGTCCTCTTCCGGGTCATCTGCTACCTGCAGATCCTGCGGATGGTCGGGTTCGCGCGCGAGTTCGGCAGGTTCGCCGACGTCGCCACCGTGCTGCAGCACCACCGCCGGATCAGGGAGCAGCTCAGGAAGATCAGTCACCGGTACCGCAAGTTCATAGTCTGCAGCCTCGTGCTCGTCTCCGCCAGCCAGTTCGCCGCGCTACTCGCCACCACCAGGCCGCACGCCATCGTCAATCTCGCCACCGCAGGCGAGCTCGCGGTGAGTGATTAACTGATTATTAATTAAGGACGCTCTGCATAAACGTCCTCTGTTTGTGCAGGCTTAATGATTATATAGGGCTTGCTAAGGTTAGTGAATTTTAGATGTATTGCAAATTTCGGTAGGCACAGTCAGTATTTTTTGTCTCTGAGAATAAAACACCTGTTAGACAATAGTCATAAACATGATAAAATTTTATCTATATTGATACAAGAACAATTAATAATCTAGAATAATTTCTATCGTCAGACAAAGACAAAAATTGATATATCATGACATAGAGATAAATAACAGATCATAAAGTTAATAATTTATTTATATTAGCTGCTGGTACAAGAGTGAAGAGTGTCTTAAAATTTAGACACCTAAAATACTTAAGTGGTGTAATTATATTATTGCTTTCTTTATCTTCTCCTAAAGCAAAATACGCTAGTACAGTCAGGCTTTTGTGCGGTGGAGATCCAATCTGGATTATACCGCATCTAGTTCTTACTTGTCGAAAGTTATAAACAAACCCTTACAAGGAACTACAAACTAATAAAGCGAGCAACATGAACATGAACATGTGTCCTTAGTTGAGGTAGACTAATACATATAgattaagggcctgtttgtttcctTCTATGATTTATAATCCAGTTTATGGATTATATAAACACCTAATGAtctgcttatggattatcataatctagacatctagattatataatccatctaATAATCTTTGTTGTTTGTTTGTCTCTTAACTTATTTAAGTTacattatataatctagaggatAAATAAACATGGCTTAAGATAGATACAAGGATAAGCAAGGCCTTAGATGGAAGTGAAATATACATATCGTCATAGTACGTGTGGTTATGTGCAGATGTCACATGCTCAATTTCGAAGCCAGGATCAGGAGTTGCGAGGACAGTTGTAAATGGAAAGTTGGAGGAAAAGCTTGTATTACAACCTTGTTTAGATACCTATATATTCACCCTAATGGCCTAATCCGTATACATTAGAATGATTTGGTGTGGAATTAAAACAGATAGAGCTGTCAGGTACTCCTCAGTGATCACCGATAACTGGCTAGTGCGTGTGCAACCACACAGCTCATGGTCCACAGCGGACAGGGACAGTTATATCTCCATCAGCATTTAAGGCTGCCCGCACTGGGCGACGGTAAAAGCTACTGGAAAATTTTTACAGTTCACTGAAGACTGCAGCGGGCGACGCTACGCCTACTCCATTCTCTCTCTCTTACCTTTCCTACGCCAAATACAGCGTTCTTGCGCTAAACCGAGCGTTCGTCTCTCTCCTACCCACTCCAGTGTTTGTCTGGTCTGGTCCTCTGGGTTGGGCCCACGCCGCAGCGGCCGCGGACGAACCACCACGCCCACGCGTAACACGAGGAGGACCTGAGTGCACAGTTTTTAACAATAATAGAATATATAAAAGTTGGTATATGGTTGAGATATAGAGTAAATATGACTGCGGAGGATTATGGTATAGGGTAAAGAAATTTGCTGACAAGGATAGAATATtccttttagagtagaaatttagagttgtatgagtgcggatagccttaGTAGCTGGCCGGCCTTGTGTCGGAAGGCTATACAGGTAGATGTAGAACTGCTCTGCCTCTGCACAATGCCGACAAAGGGACGACGAATTGCAGACTATATATATAGTGACATGAATGTTTCTGAGAAGCACACCGATCATCTTTTCAGTCCCAGATGACTCCAGTAGATAAGATAGCAAAGAGAGGATATATTGTTTACTAGGACAGTCTATGTGATAATAAATAATAGACAGAAGAGTAAACTTAGGGCATAGCAAAGAGGGGATATATTGTTTAGTAATCAGTAGTACTAGGACTGTCTGTGACTTTGTGTGATAAATAATCAGATAGAAGTGTAAACTTAGTGCCTGTTTGAATAAGATAGAGCTACTTACTAATTAGGCTAAAACTTAGTTTATATTAGTCAAGACTGGCTATCTAATTGGCTATCAATTAGTTAAAAACTTGTTTGAAAAATAGCTCACCTATTAGCTCTCTTGTTATACTAGAATTAATTTAGACTAActtctagctagctagctagctagtgatTAGCCCAGCCCTTGTATCCAAACTGACCCCTTACTTTGGCATTCCGTGTGTTGCGCGTGCAGTtgtgctcggtcagccttgtggcGGGTCTGCTGATGTGCCTGTACAGCGCGGCGAAGATCACGCACAAGACGCAGGCGATGACGAGCGTGGCGGCGGCGTGGCACGCGGACGCCACGGTGCACGCCTTCGACAACGACCAGGAGAACCCGGACCCGGACCTGCCGCCCACCGCGGGCTACCTGGCGCCCGCCAACGCCTACCGCGTGGCCGCCGGCGACGAGTCCggcagcggcggcgacgacgacgacgacagccGGAGCGAGTGCTCCTCGCTCGACGACCCAAAGTACGTGCCGTTCCAGGCCAACAACATCAGCTTCCAGAAGAGGCAGGCGCTGGGTGAGCAAACTACCAGAGACTCTGCATGCTGTTGCTGCCTGCCCGTTCCCGTTCGTTCTTGCATTGCTGACGGTCGTTTATGAAGTGGATCGTGATGGTTGGGTTTCTCTCCTCTGCCGAAAATGCAGTGACGTACCTGGAGAACAACCGGGCGGGGATCACGGTGTACGGCTTCGTGGTGGACCGGGCGTGGCTGCACGCGCTCTTCATGATCGAGTTCTCGCTCGTCATGTGGCTGCTCGGGAAGACCGTCGGCATCTCCTGAGCTCACGCACACCCTTCTTTTTGCCGGCTCTGGCTCCTGTCAGGTGCAGAGTTCTCAGCGGAGGATTGTACAAAGTGAGTGCAGATACAAGATACTCTGATCATCTGATGGAGATCAGAACAGCTGCTTTGATTTGTAGGTTCATTTGACAGCTCGTATGTTAGATATCGCAACTTCTAGTTCGTGTGTTTTGATTTGTGCTTGTTTTTTTTTTCACTGCGTTGCTTCCTCCGGTATGTCggggtttttttttttttttttttgtaacTGACGCTTCATAGACACAAGTGATGCACGTGCTGTGGTGTGCTGTGAAATGGAATTTGCAAGGAAAAGAAAAGGCTCGGCTGAGTAAACACGTTAAAGTTGACGGGGCAATCGCATGCGACGGCGGATATAGAGAGGGCGCCACACCATTTTGGTATTCCATTAAGAAATGATGAGACGTTCACTCAACTTCACATGATCAGTTAATCACACATACCTAATCTGTGAAACATATACAGATCAGGATATAAAGTAGATTAGATGTTTGATACTTTAACAGGATTCATCCAATGAGGGCCTCATGTTTAAAAAGATTACGATCTCCACATATAATATCCCAAGGAATAAGTATTATATTGTGACATCTACTTTTTGTTTCGCTTACGATGTGGTaagatgtgtttggtttgagatcAAAATAGTATGAGGCAAGGGTAACACCGTGCCCTCGGTTTTTTTAATCACGCCGCCACTAAAAATTACTCCGGTACCTCGTCCCACGTGACTCTCGTCCGAACAATAAAAAATGTGGCCGCTCATTTTCATCCCTCCTTGTACATCCAGTCAAACACACCCTTAAACTACAAACAACCAAGAACAACAGCAGCAACCTAAGCCCACATTTCCTTCATGAACATAAGTCGATGAGTACAGAAGCAACCTAAGCCCACAAGTTCAGATTTGAACACGTTAGCCAACAACAGCATCACCCTCAAGCAGCAACGCATAGGCCAAGTAACACAATCACCACATATAGGCGCAGTCGAGCAAACCGCACCGAAGGGGAAACCAATCAGATCATCTTGCCTACACGGTTCTACAAACAAATGGTCCATACCTGTTCCTACAACATCCCAATGATTATAATACAAATGAGCCTGCAAGCGAAACACACCGTCAACATTCCGCCCGTAAGGCAAAATTCGAAAATACCAAGCCAGAAAAGATATAGAATTGTCCTCGCCCAAAGCCATTGGAATGCGATCATCCCCACACCACTCAACCCCGAGTCGCTTCCAGCATCCGAGCACACGTTTCCTGTAGAGCGGGCGAAGACATGACCTCTCTCGGCTCAGCGCATGTCTCGGCTAGCTCCTCAGCAA is a genomic window of Zea mays cultivar B73 chromosome 5, Zm-B73-REFERENCE-NAM-5.0, whole genome shotgun sequence containing:
- the LOC103628708 gene encoding uncharacterized protein, yielding MPDVSPLLPPGKPPATTARFARCASSANDELRSFRACLAWLCVDHSSSPRVAAVGSWAVFLLLAVAAPAAVRLLGTAPPRPFDGQVQVSLTLAASLAYVCLRALLHRAGGLRRLLHLDSLRRDSEDVQAGYAAQLARSFRVLACFVLPCALAEAAYKAYWYRAAAAAYGSPWWWAAAACAVEVASWVYRVALFFMVCVLFRVICYLQILRMVGFAREFGRFADVATVLQHHRRIREQLRKISHRYRKFIVCSLVLVSASQFAALLATTRPHAIVNLATAGELALCSVSLVAGLLMCLYSAAKITHKTQAMTSVAAAWHADATVHAFDNDQENPDPDLPPTAGYLAPANAYRVAAGDESGSGGDDDDDSRSECSSLDDPKYVPFQANNISFQKRQALVTYLENNRAGITVYGFVVDRAWLHALFMIEFSLVMWLLGKTVGIS